CCGGTTCTCGCACGGTGCTCTGCATTTCAGCCAGTTTTACACAAGGAATGATTGATTGTACACTTAATTCATCGATACATCAACTGAATTTTCAGGTGGGCACCTGGATTTCTGGCAGCATTGCATCACCAAATGAGAAGGCTATTGTGCCCAGTGCATTGAAACCTCTGAAGACCTTAGTTCCGGTGCTTCCTTGCAGGCTGTAGCCAACATCATTTCGGTCAACCCGATATCCTGCGGTAGTGCGGTAGCCAGCAGAGGATGCTGTCAGATTGTTTCATATCTTCAGCAATTTCAGTACTTTATGATGAAAATTTACTGAATTTTACCATCGTATATCGTGACACCGATGGCTGTCCCGGCAAACCCAATGGTGGACGCAGTGCAGGTAGCATTCACCCACCGGAGCGAATGGATGTCGGGAAGCTGCGAGAGAAACAGCTCGAACGCGCCGAAGAGGAGGATGAAGTGCTGCAGCGTCATCGCGCCATGGTCGGCGGCGTAGTAGTGCTTGTAGACGGCCTTGAGGCTGCTGCCGGCCGCAATCTGGATCGCAATGTTGTTGCCAACCGACGCCACTTGCTGGAAGAACGACACATACCAGTAGCCCCATGGACCTGATCAACAAAGTACAGAGTCACTCTCAAGGTAAATTTTCACCAACTATTGTGCTGTTAACACTTAACAGTCGATGTTGAATCATAAGTGCACCATTGACGAGAATTGCAGTTAAATGATCAAAAGAGCATTTCTCTCAGCAACTTTCTTTTGCAACAATAAAAAAGGTTTCTGCAGTTACAGTATTCGTCAGATGGTAAGAACTACTATTTGTTGGAGGAAAATTGCACTGACCAAATATGCTTTGTGCGAGCAGCCGGTAGCTGGTGTGCTTCTCCCCGTTCCACTGCCACAGCGAGGCAACGGCCAGGCTAGAACACCAGGTGACCAGCGTCCCTATCACCAAACTGCAAACACCTGTGGGAAAAACAGAGCCGCTAATCACCCGATCAAAAAATAACCAACCAGAGAATTTACACCGTACGGTAAATAAACAGTATGGCGATTGTTAATAGCACATCGGTTTGTGAAAATTTACCCAGAGGCCAGCCCAAGGATGCGAGGGCAAAGGGCAAGGGAGCGTAGGCTGCCGGCGTGGCGATCGTCGTCGCCACGTGGACCGCCGCGTGCCTCCACGTGCCCTTCCCTCCCTCGGCGGCGCCGTCCTTGTCCACGCCGGCTTCGCCGGCCTGGTCCTCCTGGGCACCGCCTCTCGCCGTCGCCGGTGACATGCCCACTGCTGCTGCTCCTCTTCACTGGACTTCAGTAAGAACTAAGAAGAGCTTGAGGGCGAGTGATCCGCTGCCTTATGTCACGCCTCTTATCTGGTGTTGACCCAGGCGGTTTCTGCACTGAAGAACGGAAGCGGAGAAAGATGGACTCATCTCATATTGGAGTAG
The Triticum dicoccoides isolate Atlit2015 ecotype Zavitan chromosome 3A, WEW_v2.0, whole genome shotgun sequence genome window above contains:
- the LOC119271240 gene encoding GABA transporter 1-like, with the protein product MSPATARGGAQEDQAGEAGVDKDGAAEGGKGTWRHAAVHVATTIATPAAYAPLPFALASLGWPLGVCSLVIGTLVTWCSSLAVASLWQWNGEKHTSYRLLAQSIFGPWGYWYVSFFQQVASVGNNIAIQIAAGSSLKAVYKHYYAADHGAMTLQHFILLFGAFELFLSQLPDIHSLRWVNATCTASTIGFAGTAIGVTIYDGYRVDRNDVGYSLQGSTGTKVFRGFNALGTIAFSFGDAMLPEIQSTVREPATTNMYKGVSTAYTLIVVSYWTLAFSGYWAFGSEVQPYILSSLTVPRWAIVMANIFAVIQITGCFQIYCRPTYAHFEERIQAKNTAYRAWLWRLMYTSAYMATITLVAAAMPFFGDFVSVCGAVGFTPLDFVLPALAFLKAGKLPKNLGLRRTVKALCCSGAVLFSVIGVLACTGAIRAIALDVKTYKFFHDM